A portion of the Actomonas aquatica genome contains these proteins:
- the pyk gene encoding pyruvate kinase: protein MDEASRRPRCTKVVFTLGPATQSEEMLEQLIRQGADVARINMAHANHEWTRMIVRRIREVSQKVGREIAIMMDIKGPEIRTGDVEAPIDLKAGETFDFSVRPGTADDSPEEIRSVDVNYENLIEDISVGDIVLVDNGLMRFEVLEKVGPRIRCKVLISGQLTSRRHINLPGVRVSLPAFTEKDRRDTLVAIEEGIDFIALSFVREGSDITALRTFLQENKSKARIIAKIEDQSAITNLEEIIEECDALMVARGDLGIECPIEDLPVIQRRAVRACFDRGRAVIIATHMLESMITSPVPTRAEITDVANAVYEEADCVMLSGETTVGKYPLECVRTLDRIARRIEAEGELVFEEPALLDGEKIKVLQSAVVLANELPNSAILTFTRRGFNAAALAALRPARAPIFAMTNSVQTLRHLRILRGVDPFVMPLASDPNDTIDNAIRLLQRNQRVQVGDKLIVATDILSNDRFVDSVQLRTVR from the coding sequence ATGGACGAAGCCTCCCGTCGCCCCCGCTGCACCAAAGTCGTTTTCACTCTCGGTCCCGCCACCCAGAGCGAAGAGATGCTCGAGCAACTCATCCGCCAAGGCGCCGATGTCGCTCGCATCAACATGGCTCACGCCAACCACGAGTGGACCCGCATGATCGTCCGCCGCATCCGCGAGGTGTCCCAAAAGGTCGGTCGCGAGATCGCCATCATGATGGACATCAAGGGCCCGGAAATCCGCACCGGCGACGTCGAGGCGCCCATCGATCTCAAGGCCGGCGAGACCTTCGATTTCAGCGTTCGCCCCGGCACCGCCGACGACAGCCCCGAGGAAATCCGCTCCGTCGACGTCAATTACGAGAACCTCATCGAGGACATCTCGGTCGGCGACATCGTGCTCGTCGACAACGGCCTCATGCGCTTTGAGGTGCTCGAAAAAGTCGGCCCCCGCATCCGTTGCAAGGTGCTCATCTCCGGCCAGCTCACGTCCCGCCGCCACATCAACCTGCCCGGCGTGCGCGTCAGCCTGCCCGCCTTCACCGAGAAAGACCGCCGCGATACCCTCGTCGCCATCGAGGAGGGCATCGACTTCATCGCCCTCTCCTTCGTGCGCGAAGGCAGCGACATCACCGCCCTGCGCACCTTCCTGCAGGAGAACAAATCCAAGGCCCGCATCATCGCCAAAATCGAGGACCAGTCCGCCATCACCAACCTCGAGGAGATCATCGAGGAGTGCGACGCCCTCATGGTCGCCCGCGGTGACCTCGGCATCGAGTGCCCCATCGAAGACCTGCCCGTCATCCAACGCCGCGCCGTGCGCGCCTGCTTCGACCGCGGCCGCGCCGTGATCATCGCCACCCACATGCTCGAATCGATGATCACCTCGCCGGTGCCTACCCGCGCCGAGATCACCGACGTCGCCAACGCCGTCTACGAAGAAGCCGACTGCGTCATGCTCTCCGGCGAAACCACCGTCGGCAAATACCCCCTCGAATGCGTGCGCACCCTCGACCGCATCGCCCGCCGCATCGAAGCCGAAGGTGAACTCGTCTTCGAAGAACCAGCCCTGCTCGACGGCGAAAAGATCAAGGTCCTGCAATCCGCCGTCGTGCTCGCCAACGAGCTGCCCAACAGCGCCATCCTCACCTTTACCCGCCGCGGTTTTAACGCCGCTGCCCTCGCCGCCCTGCGTCCCGCTCGCGCGCCGATCTTCGCCATGACCAACAGCGTGCAGACGCTGCGTCACCTGCGCATCCTCCGCGGTGTTGATCCCTTTGTCATGCCGCTGGCCTCCGACCCCAACGACACGATCGACAACGCCATCCGCCTCCTGCAGCGCAACCAACGCGTCCAAGTCGGCGACAAACTCATCGTCGCCACCGACATCCTCTCCAACGACCGCTTCGTCGACAGCGTGCAACTGCGCACCGTCCGCTGA
- a CDS encoding 6-pyruvoyl trahydropterin synthase family protein, translated as MAKASRKTPPVRSLPGTVYVTRQVHFNAAHRLHNPDKSTAWNRETFGPCNNAKWHGHNYVLEVTVAGETDPETGYVIDLGDLKAVLEERILKDCDHRNLNEEVRWLKDLIPSTENLVIAFWRRLEPALPAGRLHRVRLYETPRNFADYYGPGGAPA; from the coding sequence ATGGCCAAGGCTTCCCGCAAAACTCCGCCTGTTCGTTCGCTGCCCGGCACGGTTTACGTGACCCGGCAGGTGCACTTTAATGCGGCCCACCGCCTGCACAATCCGGACAAGAGCACGGCGTGGAATCGGGAGACCTTCGGTCCGTGCAACAACGCCAAGTGGCACGGCCACAACTATGTGTTGGAGGTCACGGTGGCGGGGGAGACGGATCCCGAGACCGGCTACGTCATCGATCTCGGGGACCTCAAAGCAGTCTTGGAGGAACGCATTTTGAAAGACTGCGACCATCGCAACCTGAATGAAGAGGTGCGGTGGCTGAAGGACCTGATCCCGTCGACCGAAAATCTGGTCATCGCCTTCTGGCGACGGCTCGAACCGGCGCTGCCGGCCGGGCGACTGCATCGGGTGCGGCTGTATGAGACGCCGCGCAATTTTGCGGACTATTACGGTCCGGGAGGGGCGCCCGCCTAA
- a CDS encoding adenylate/guanylate cyclase domain-containing protein — protein sequence MASASPHTSPFARRIKWWRQLRFRAALAMIGLSLLVTGALFVTNYVLGRAELLNQFQMRVETIAGTGAVALRGEDLAVIEFQLDYLTDEFQQARDILEAIRTRNELNEQEIYILRPVDEADPFETEFVVMTAAEPYIANRYRIREANRQAYLQALRGGGVSSTDIYESDVGEWISGYAPIRDEAGDIVAVLEVDQQVQRYDRALREKLLIEALVTGAALLVAMMAVLFLAGRLTDGIERLAVAMKRFERGETNVQLELKSQDEIAAMAETFNSMAYSVGEKLKLLPFVSRFTASAVEKSRYLENWLEGHEVEAAVLVTDVRGFTRSSADMAPAELLRRLNDLLALQTEVVHAHGGDVDKFMGDSVLAVFSGGGDALERAVRCACELMSRVQKQTHEWPQGWALGAAVNHGKVVVGAVGSTARRDYTVIGDVVNQAAHLCGAAGAWELLLPPTHWVRLPPELQAYFPAEVPVKTKHREDAVMMRTHQRCGITQTPW from the coding sequence GTGGCTTCCGCTTCCCCCCATACCTCGCCTTTTGCGCGCCGCATCAAGTGGTGGCGGCAGCTGCGTTTTCGGGCGGCGCTGGCCATGATCGGTCTGTCGTTGCTGGTCACGGGGGCCTTGTTTGTGACCAACTACGTGCTGGGGCGGGCGGAGTTGCTGAACCAGTTTCAGATGCGGGTGGAGACGATCGCGGGCACAGGAGCGGTGGCGCTGCGCGGCGAGGATCTGGCGGTGATCGAGTTTCAACTCGATTACCTGACCGACGAGTTTCAGCAGGCGCGCGACATCCTGGAAGCCATCCGCACGCGCAATGAGTTGAACGAGCAGGAAATCTACATCCTGCGACCGGTGGATGAGGCGGATCCGTTTGAGACCGAGTTTGTGGTGATGACGGCGGCGGAGCCGTATATCGCGAACCGTTACCGCATCCGGGAGGCGAATCGGCAGGCTTATCTGCAGGCGCTGCGCGGGGGTGGGGTGAGCTCGACGGATATCTACGAGTCGGACGTGGGGGAGTGGATCAGCGGGTATGCGCCGATTCGTGACGAGGCGGGCGACATCGTGGCGGTGTTGGAGGTGGACCAACAGGTGCAACGCTACGATCGGGCGCTTCGGGAGAAACTGCTCATCGAAGCGCTGGTCACGGGGGCCGCGTTGTTGGTGGCGATGATGGCGGTGTTGTTCCTGGCCGGGCGGTTGACCGATGGCATCGAACGGCTGGCGGTGGCGATGAAGCGCTTTGAGCGCGGGGAGACGAACGTGCAGTTGGAGCTGAAGTCGCAGGACGAAATCGCGGCGATGGCGGAGACGTTTAACAGCATGGCGTATTCGGTGGGCGAGAAGCTGAAGTTGCTGCCCTTCGTGTCGCGTTTCACGGCGTCGGCGGTGGAGAAAAGCCGCTATCTGGAAAACTGGCTGGAAGGTCACGAAGTGGAAGCGGCGGTATTGGTCACGGATGTGCGCGGCTTCACGCGGTCGTCGGCCGACATGGCGCCGGCGGAGTTGCTGCGGCGGCTGAATGATTTGTTGGCGTTGCAGACGGAGGTGGTGCACGCGCATGGCGGCGACGTGGACAAGTTTATGGGCGACTCGGTGCTGGCGGTGTTCAGTGGCGGGGGCGACGCGTTGGAGCGGGCGGTGCGCTGCGCGTGTGAGCTGATGTCGCGGGTGCAGAAACAGACGCACGAATGGCCGCAAGGCTGGGCCTTGGGGGCGGCGGTGAATCACGGCAAAGTGGTGGTGGGAGCGGTCGGGTCGACGGCGCGGCGGGATTACACGGTCATCGGCGATGTGGTGAATCAGGCGGCGCACCTGTGCGGAGCGGCCGGCGCGTGGGAGCTGTTGTTGCCGCCGACCCACTGGGTGCGGTTGCCGCCGGAGTTGCAGGCGTATTTTCCGGCGGAGGTGCCGGTGAAAACCAAGCACCGCGAGGACGCCGTCATGATGCGGACGCATCAACGTTGCGGGATCACGCAAACGCCGTGGTGA
- a CDS encoding sensor histidine kinase — MAGVDQIRRSLALRFSLWFAGWFTIGFVAIFAGLYWLLGKQIESRDYEDLQQRLQQYSTVYVTSGLRGLQRRIAEDSQQPNVRSLFLRLVGPNGSQVWGKIPPDWIESDEEVVVVPDGWGRWREQTVERRRIKRSAERELAVVSQALSDSLLLQIGRATDSREALLEPLRRTFAWVAGAVVLVGGGAGFLTARRATRPLREVVEIARGIIATGRIDARVPAPRNDDEVAELVRHFNSVLDKNEGLLRAMREALDNVAHDLRTPLAGLRLSAEAALQRGTADRDTAETLGDVIERSDQLLALLRALMEISEAEAGMLKLEPVACDLGEIARHAAELYEEVAEASEVNLTIATGAPVPVTADTTRMRQAVANLVDNAIKYTPAGGSVTVWAGREGNERVVRVSDTGPGVPEAEQAKVWDRLYRCDQSRTESGLGLGLSMVRAILRAHGGDAAVHNAKNGGAVFELRLPASEEA, encoded by the coding sequence TCGTGGCGATCTTTGCCGGGCTGTATTGGCTGCTGGGCAAACAGATCGAGTCGCGCGACTACGAGGATCTGCAGCAACGCCTGCAGCAATACTCCACGGTTTATGTGACCAGCGGCCTGCGAGGCCTGCAGCGGCGCATCGCCGAGGATAGCCAACAGCCCAACGTGCGTTCACTCTTTTTGCGGCTGGTGGGGCCCAACGGCAGTCAGGTATGGGGCAAGATTCCGCCCGACTGGATCGAGTCCGACGAAGAGGTCGTGGTCGTGCCGGATGGGTGGGGCCGTTGGCGCGAACAAACCGTCGAGCGGCGCCGCATCAAACGCAGTGCCGAGCGCGAACTGGCGGTCGTGTCGCAGGCTCTGAGCGACAGTCTGCTGCTGCAGATCGGCCGCGCGACGGACAGCCGTGAAGCGCTGCTCGAGCCGCTGCGGCGCACCTTCGCCTGGGTGGCGGGCGCGGTCGTGTTGGTGGGCGGTGGTGCCGGCTTTTTGACCGCGCGACGGGCGACACGACCTTTGCGCGAAGTCGTGGAGATCGCGCGCGGCATCATCGCGACAGGGCGGATCGATGCCCGCGTGCCGGCGCCTCGCAACGACGACGAAGTCGCGGAGCTGGTGCGGCATTTCAACAGCGTGTTGGACAAGAACGAAGGCCTGCTGCGGGCCATGCGCGAGGCGCTCGACAACGTGGCGCACGATCTGCGCACGCCGTTGGCGGGCCTGCGCCTGTCGGCCGAGGCGGCGCTGCAGCGGGGCACGGCCGATCGCGACACGGCCGAGACGCTCGGTGACGTGATCGAGCGCAGTGACCAATTGTTGGCGCTCTTGCGGGCGCTTATGGAAATTTCCGAAGCCGAAGCCGGCATGCTCAAACTCGAGCCGGTGGCGTGTGACCTGGGCGAAATCGCCCGGCACGCGGCGGAGTTGTATGAGGAAGTCGCCGAGGCGTCGGAGGTGAATCTCACCATCGCGACCGGCGCGCCGGTGCCGGTGACCGCGGACACGACGCGCATGCGCCAGGCGGTGGCCAACCTCGTCGACAACGCGATCAAATACACCCCGGCCGGTGGCAGCGTGACGGTATGGGCCGGCCGCGAAGGCAACGAGCGCGTGGTGCGCGTGAGTGACACCGGTCCGGGCGTGCCCGAAGCCGAGCAGGCCAAGGTGTGGGATCGGCTTTATCGCTGTGACCAAAGTCGCACCGAAAGCGGCTTGGGGCTGGGCTTGAGCATGGTGCGCGCGATCCTGCGCGCCCACGGCGGCGACGCTGCGGTGCACAACGCCAAAAACGGCGGCGCGGTATTTGAACTCCGCCTCCCCGCGAGCGAAGAGGCCTGA
- a CDS encoding PmoA family protein: MTTRRLSLLVLSFSLLAGLVAASPKLQVVEDADTLTVTRGETTVLAYRKTPLPLPEGVDPVFARTGYIHPLVTPAGGVVTSVYAPDHYHHLGLWHAWVKTHHRGRALDFWNIGGKTAGIRHAAVRETWADATSAGFAVELEHYACKAGTAEVGEIILREVLRVTVREADGVYLVDYDTVTTNVSSAPLELEAYRYGGPLAYRGPMDWDAQNSRYLTSEGLGRADGHATRARWVEMAGPVATPAGRGGVVVMGHPDNRDAPQRVRIWDDGRVFFNYVPAQENAFAINPGATVSWRYRVVVFDGELSVERIEACWDAYTAVEDSAPSH; encoded by the coding sequence ATGACTACCCGACGTTTATCCCTCCTGGTGCTTTCGTTTTCCCTTTTGGCCGGTCTGGTCGCGGCTTCGCCGAAGCTGCAAGTGGTGGAGGATGCGGATACGCTGACGGTGACGCGCGGCGAGACCACGGTGTTGGCGTATCGCAAAACGCCGCTCCCCTTGCCCGAAGGCGTGGACCCGGTGTTTGCGCGCACGGGTTATATTCATCCGCTGGTGACGCCGGCGGGCGGTGTGGTGACGAGCGTGTATGCGCCCGATCATTACCACCACCTCGGCCTGTGGCATGCGTGGGTGAAGACGCATCACCGCGGGCGGGCGCTGGACTTTTGGAATATTGGTGGGAAGACGGCAGGGATTCGCCATGCGGCGGTGCGGGAAACCTGGGCGGACGCGACCTCGGCGGGCTTTGCGGTGGAGCTGGAACACTATGCGTGCAAGGCGGGCACGGCCGAAGTGGGGGAGATCATCTTGCGCGAAGTGCTGCGGGTAACGGTGCGGGAAGCCGATGGAGTGTATCTGGTCGATTACGACACGGTCACCACCAACGTATCGAGTGCGCCCTTGGAGCTGGAGGCGTATCGCTACGGCGGGCCGCTCGCCTATCGCGGTCCGATGGATTGGGACGCACAAAACAGCCGTTACCTGACCTCGGAGGGGTTGGGGCGAGCCGACGGTCATGCCACACGGGCGCGTTGGGTGGAGATGGCCGGCCCGGTCGCCACGCCAGCGGGTCGCGGTGGCGTGGTGGTGATGGGGCACCCGGACAATCGGGATGCGCCGCAACGAGTGCGCATCTGGGATGATGGCAGGGTTTTCTTCAACTACGTGCCGGCGCAGGAGAACGCTTTTGCCATCAACCCCGGCGCAACGGTGAGCTGGCGCTACCGGGTGGTGGTCTTTGATGGCGAACTTTCGGTCGAACGAATCGAAGCGTGCTGGGACGCCTACACGGCGGTCGAAGATTCTGCGCCGAGCCATTGA
- a CDS encoding glycosyltransferase family 2 protein produces MLESIQVIIPALDEAETIGAVVTELRELGLTRIRVIDNGSRDATANVAREAGAEVIAEARRGYGQACWTGYQNLDPAVEWVLFADADGSDELSDVTRMVAAAQEGADFVLGDRRARPEGRAVMTPVQHFGNGLATTLIRLGWGQRYHDLGPLRLIRRTLLERIDMRDRGFGWTIEMQVRAVEEGARIVELPVTYKPRAGGKSKISGTIRGSVAAGTIILSTLAARWWRKPSVHGLRDSWGGGLVLLGAAMMMPWGDFAEAGTVPWFLGAAGLMSLGWLLSLGGRARAAWWFWAVAIGARLVLLPMAPGDDVWRYLWEGRMQSAGFSPYLHAPDDLYLVTWRDAAWAWINHKEFSAIYPPLAQLALRAVTVVSTSVLAMKLAFIAADLAVVALLARRFGRARTLIYAWNPLVIYVGAGGAHYEPLLVLALVAGWLAWPEGTDDDAWGGRPAQRGRRWLAAWWLGVSVGLKWITAPLVAWMVWARLRVRDWAGAVQLALLGALPVVIGLLWFHFEFGRVGPLAPRDYVAWARTAELMPWLVEQVWPATASRNGIALALFVPVAAWVFFRARTLTEFGEAFLVAMLLFAPSVHAWYFVWLVPWAVATRNAGTLAVSVSAFVYFWLWQRSAVTGEWIQTPLEKLLLWGPLVLGYGWSMRKVRR; encoded by the coding sequence ATGCTCGAATCCATCCAAGTCATCATTCCTGCGCTCGATGAAGCCGAGACCATCGGTGCGGTGGTGACGGAGTTGCGCGAGCTGGGTCTCACGCGGATTCGGGTGATCGACAACGGCAGTCGCGACGCCACCGCGAACGTGGCGCGTGAGGCGGGCGCGGAGGTTATCGCTGAAGCGCGGCGCGGTTACGGACAGGCGTGTTGGACCGGATATCAAAACCTCGATCCGGCGGTGGAGTGGGTGCTCTTCGCCGATGCCGATGGCAGCGACGAACTGAGCGATGTGACACGGATGGTGGCCGCGGCGCAGGAGGGGGCAGACTTCGTGCTGGGCGACCGGCGCGCGCGACCGGAAGGGCGGGCGGTGATGACGCCGGTGCAGCATTTTGGCAATGGCCTGGCGACGACGCTGATCCGGCTCGGCTGGGGGCAACGTTATCACGATCTCGGGCCGTTGCGTTTGATCCGGCGCACGCTGCTGGAGCGCATCGACATGCGGGATCGCGGGTTTGGCTGGACGATCGAGATGCAGGTGCGGGCGGTCGAGGAAGGCGCGCGCATCGTGGAGCTGCCGGTGACCTACAAACCGCGGGCGGGCGGCAAGTCGAAGATCTCGGGCACGATCCGCGGCAGCGTGGCGGCAGGCACGATCATTTTGAGCACCTTGGCGGCGCGCTGGTGGCGCAAGCCGAGCGTGCACGGCCTGCGCGACAGTTGGGGCGGGGGACTGGTGCTGCTGGGTGCGGCGATGATGATGCCGTGGGGCGACTTTGCTGAAGCGGGCACGGTGCCGTGGTTTTTGGGGGCGGCCGGGCTGATGTCGCTGGGCTGGCTCCTGAGCCTGGGTGGTCGGGCGCGGGCCGCATGGTGGTTTTGGGCGGTGGCGATTGGCGCGCGACTGGTGCTGCTGCCGATGGCGCCGGGCGACGACGTGTGGCGTTACCTGTGGGAAGGGCGCATGCAGTCGGCCGGCTTCTCGCCCTACCTGCACGCGCCGGACGATCTTTACCTGGTGACGTGGCGGGACGCGGCGTGGGCGTGGATCAACCACAAGGAATTTTCGGCCATCTATCCGCCGCTGGCGCAGCTCGCATTACGGGCAGTGACGGTGGTGTCGACCTCGGTGCTGGCGATGAAACTGGCCTTCATCGCGGCCGATCTGGCGGTGGTGGCGCTGCTGGCCCGGCGCTTCGGGCGGGCGCGCACGCTGATCTATGCGTGGAATCCGCTGGTTATCTACGTGGGCGCGGGCGGGGCGCATTACGAGCCCCTGTTGGTGCTGGCGTTGGTGGCAGGTTGGCTGGCGTGGCCGGAGGGGACCGATGACGACGCGTGGGGCGGGCGGCCAGCGCAGCGGGGGCGGCGTTGGTTGGCGGCGTGGTGGCTGGGCGTGTCGGTCGGGTTGAAATGGATCACCGCGCCGCTGGTGGCGTGGATGGTGTGGGCGCGGCTGCGGGTCCGCGACTGGGCGGGGGCGGTGCAACTGGCGCTGCTGGGCGCGTTGCCGGTGGTGATCGGGCTGCTGTGGTTTCACTTCGAGTTTGGGCGGGTGGGGCCGCTGGCGCCGCGCGATTACGTGGCGTGGGCGCGCACGGCGGAGCTGATGCCGTGGCTGGTGGAGCAGGTGTGGCCGGCGACGGCGTCGCGCAACGGCATCGCGCTGGCGTTGTTCGTGCCGGTGGCGGCGTGGGTGTTTTTCCGCGCGCGGACGCTGACGGAGTTCGGCGAAGCCTTCCTGGTGGCGATGCTGCTCTTCGCGCCCTCGGTGCACGCCTGGTATTTTGTGTGGCTGGTGCCGTGGGCGGTGGCGACGCGCAACGCCGGGACGCTGGCGGTGAGTGTGAGTGCGTTTGTTTACTTCTGGCTGTGGCAGCGGTCGGCTGTCACCGGTGAGTGGATACAGACCCCGCTTGAAAAGCTTTTGTTGTGGGGTCCGCTAGTGTTGGGCTATGGATGGAGCATGCGGAAGGTTCGTCGATGA
- a CDS encoding MBL fold metallo-hydrolase: MRIRILGSGSSGNAALLQTEGAQVLIDAGFSGRKLTQMLHEAGTRFEDVQAIFITHEHGDHTAGLDTITKKHPHLTLFANAATARAVQTKLSRRPNWQVFQTGTRFRFRDLEIDAFSVPHDAQEPVGYTFASGDDGDLFSPRRSLAWLTDLGHIPGHVRQRLAAVDLVAIESNHCTRLLEADIRRPWSTKQRISGRHGHLSNDGALEILTEIASPRWRHICLTHLSRDCNSLEAVENTFAPLRNLLSSCAFSIVGPGEGTPTLDLV, translated from the coding sequence ATGCGCATCAGGATCCTTGGCAGTGGCAGTTCGGGCAATGCCGCCCTCCTGCAGACTGAGGGCGCGCAGGTCCTGATCGATGCCGGTTTTTCCGGCCGCAAACTCACCCAGATGCTGCACGAGGCGGGCACGCGCTTCGAAGACGTGCAGGCAATTTTCATCACCCACGAGCACGGCGATCACACCGCCGGACTCGATACGATCACCAAAAAGCACCCGCACCTCACCCTCTTCGCCAACGCCGCCACCGCGCGCGCCGTGCAGACCAAACTCAGCCGCCGCCCCAACTGGCAGGTTTTCCAAACCGGCACCCGCTTCCGCTTCCGCGACCTCGAAATCGACGCCTTCTCCGTGCCGCACGACGCCCAGGAACCCGTCGGCTACACCTTTGCCTCCGGCGACGACGGTGACCTGTTTTCGCCCCGCCGCTCCCTCGCCTGGCTCACCGACCTCGGCCACATCCCCGGCCACGTGCGCCAACGCCTCGCCGCCGTCGATCTCGTCGCCATCGAGTCCAACCACTGCACCCGCCTGCTCGAGGCCGACATCCGCCGCCCCTGGTCGACCAAACAACGCATTTCCGGCCGCCACGGCCACCTGTCCAACGATGGCGCCCTCGAAATCCTCACCGAGATCGCCAGCCCGCGCTGGCGCCACATCTGCCTCACCCACCTCTCGCGCGACTGCAACAGCCTCGAAGCCGTGGAGAATACCTTCGCCCCGCTGCGTAACCTCCTGAGCTCCTGCGCCTTCTCCATCGTCGGCCCCGGCGAGGGCACCCCCACCCTGGACCTCGTTTGA
- a CDS encoding glycosyltransferase 87 family protein, producing the protein MTKPAGRDAVLWAAGGLVAGAVAWLAWRAEAPDARSWLAVVHAVGWLAIGAVVWRGRESRRAWWIVAGLGLLFRLLGVGTAPSWEDDYHRYLWDGYVTVTKGDPYAEPPLAGFQAEREVPEAVAEALDGINNPDIPTIYGPVSQGLFAGAAWLVPGSFLTLKLGLILVEMLGWIVLRRHLRWSAWVLVWWCPLAVTEIGFAGHPEALGVGLTAIALAAWGEGRGGRSALAMAAATAVKPFGAVLAPFLAWRFGWRAVVVGLGGWMLCYLPFWLQGSVGEWPAVRAMSQTFEYNSTGFAVLAGVMPDAVARRVAGLLAVVAAMLFFWRWSRGDRAALPPGAAILGVALLLSPVVNPWYALWLLPWLALRPTGWGVGVLIAVPLAYTHGWGGTMGAGVDYTHPWWTRPLEVVVVIGGAVAFKKLKS; encoded by the coding sequence GTGACGAAGCCGGCAGGTCGGGACGCGGTGCTGTGGGCGGCGGGCGGACTCGTTGCTGGGGCGGTGGCGTGGCTGGCCTGGCGGGCGGAAGCGCCGGACGCACGGTCTTGGCTGGCGGTGGTGCACGCGGTGGGCTGGCTGGCGATCGGGGCCGTGGTGTGGCGAGGGCGGGAGAGTCGCCGGGCGTGGTGGATCGTGGCAGGGTTGGGGCTGTTGTTTCGGCTGCTTGGAGTGGGCACCGCGCCGAGCTGGGAGGATGACTACCATCGGTATCTGTGGGACGGATACGTCACAGTCACGAAGGGGGATCCCTATGCCGAACCCCCGCTGGCGGGTTTCCAGGCTGAGCGGGAGGTGCCGGAAGCGGTCGCGGAGGCGTTGGATGGGATCAACAATCCGGACATCCCGACGATCTACGGGCCGGTGTCGCAGGGGCTGTTTGCGGGGGCGGCGTGGTTGGTGCCCGGGTCGTTTCTCACGCTGAAGCTGGGGCTGATTCTCGTCGAGATGCTCGGGTGGATTGTGCTGCGGCGGCACCTGCGCTGGTCGGCGTGGGTGTTGGTCTGGTGGTGTCCGCTGGCGGTGACCGAGATCGGTTTTGCGGGGCATCCGGAGGCGCTGGGCGTGGGGCTTACGGCGATCGCGCTGGCGGCGTGGGGTGAGGGGCGAGGGGGGCGGTCGGCGTTGGCGATGGCGGCGGCGACGGCGGTGAAACCGTTTGGCGCGGTGCTGGCGCCGTTTCTGGCGTGGCGTTTCGGGTGGCGGGCGGTGGTGGTGGGGCTGGGCGGCTGGATGCTGTGTTACCTGCCGTTCTGGCTGCAGGGCTCGGTCGGCGAGTGGCCGGCGGTGCGAGCGATGTCGCAGACCTTTGAATACAATTCAACCGGCTTCGCGGTGCTGGCTGGCGTGATGCCCGATGCCGTGGCGCGGCGGGTCGCAGGGCTGCTGGCGGTGGTCGCGGCGATGTTGTTTTTCTGGCGGTGGTCCCGGGGCGACCGGGCGGCATTGCCGCCGGGCGCGGCGATCCTGGGCGTGGCGTTGTTGTTATCGCCGGTGGTGAATCCATGGTATGCGCTGTGGCTGCTGCCGTGGCTGGCGCTGCGGCCGACGGGTTGGGGCGTGGGCGTGCTGATAGCGGTGCCGCTGGCTTACACGCACGGCTGGGGAGGGACGATGGGTGCGGGCGTGGATTACACGCACCCGTGGTGGACGCGGCCGCTGGAGGTGGTCGTCGTGATCGGGGGAGCGGTGGCGTTTAAAAAGCTAAAAAGCTGA
- a CDS encoding TIGR04282 family arsenosugar biosynthesis glycosyltransferase: MKPTVLMFVKAPVLGAVKTRLAATVGDDEALRAHCWLVQRQVSQLPADWPLEVHYAPGTEAAEAQMREWLGEADGRTFWPQPEEDLGGRLRAATAAAFGREAEAVLLIGGDCPELDEAGLRDAARALERAPVVLGPARDGGYYLLGMRRPRLELLDGIAWSTSEVAAQTRARADEAGVAVAELPMRGDVDTAEDWAPWAERLR, encoded by the coding sequence ATGAAGCCCACGGTATTGATGTTTGTGAAAGCGCCGGTGCTGGGCGCGGTGAAGACGCGGCTGGCGGCGACGGTGGGCGACGATGAAGCGCTGCGGGCGCACTGTTGGCTGGTGCAGCGGCAGGTGTCGCAGCTGCCGGCTGACTGGCCGCTGGAGGTGCATTACGCGCCGGGCACGGAGGCCGCGGAGGCGCAGATGCGCGAGTGGTTGGGCGAGGCGGACGGACGGACCTTTTGGCCGCAGCCGGAGGAGGATTTGGGCGGGCGTCTGCGGGCGGCGACGGCGGCGGCGTTTGGCCGGGAGGCGGAGGCGGTGTTGTTGATCGGCGGGGACTGTCCGGAGCTCGACGAAGCCGGTCTGCGTGACGCGGCGCGGGCGTTGGAGCGGGCGCCGGTGGTGTTGGGTCCGGCACGGGATGGCGGGTATTATTTGCTCGGCATGCGGCGGCCGCGGCTGGAGTTGCTCGATGGCATTGCCTGGAGCACCTCGGAGGTCGCGGCGCAGACGCGAGCGCGGGCGGACGAGGCGGGCGTGGCGGTGGCGGAGCTGCCGATGCGGGGGGACGTCGACACGGCGGAGGACTGGGCGCCGTGGGCGGAGCGGTTGCGTTGA